One segment of Brassica napus cultivar Da-Ae chromosome C3, Da-Ae, whole genome shotgun sequence DNA contains the following:
- the LOC106387064 gene encoding glycolate oxidase 2 isoform X1 yields MEITNVTEYEAIAKEKLPKMVYDYYASGAEDQWTLKENRNAFARILFRPRILIDVSKIDMTTTVLGFKISMPIMVAPTAMQKMAHPEGEYATARAASAAGTIMTLSSWATSSVEEVASTGPGIRFFQLYVYKNRKVVEQLVRRAEKAGFKAIALTVDTPRLGRRESDIKNRFTLPPNLTLKNFEGLDLGKMDEANDSGLASYVAGQIDRTLSWKDVQWLQTITSMPILVKGVLTGEDARIAIQAGAAGIIVSNHGARQLDYVPATISALEEVVKATQGRVPVFLDGGVRRGTDVFKALALGASGIFIGRPVVFSLAAEGEAGVRKVLQMLRDEFELTMALSGCRSLSEITRNHIVTEWETPRHLPRL; encoded by the exons ATGGAGATCACAAACGTTACCGAGTATGAAGCGATAGCAAAGGAGAAGTTGCCTAAGATGGTATACGACTACTATGCGTCTGGTGCAGAGGACCAATGGACTCTTAAAGAAAACAGAAACGCTTTTGCAAGGATCCT CTTCCGGCCTAGGATTCTGATTGATGTGAGCAAGATTGATATGACAACAACCGTCTTGGGTTTCAAGATCTCTATGCCAATCATGGTTGCTCCTACTGCCATGCAAAAGATGGCTCACCCGGAAG GGGAATATGCTACGGCTAGAGCTGCGTCTGCTGCTGGAACTATCATG ACCCTCTCTTCATGGGCTACTTCCAGCGTCGAAGAAGTTGCTTCCACTGGTCCAGGGATCCGATTCTTCCAGCTCTAT GTATACAAGAACAGGAAAGTAGTTGAGCAGCTCGTGAGAAGAGCTGAGAAAGCTGGGTTCAAAGCCATTGCTCTCACTGTAGACACCCCAAGGCTAGGTCGCAGAGAGTCTGATATCAAGAACAG ATTCACTTTGCCTCCAAACTTGACATTGAAGAACTTTGAAGGTCTTGACCTTGGAAAAATGGACGAG GCCAATGACTCTGGCTTGGCTTCATATGTTGCTGGTCAAATTGATCGTACCTTGAGCTGGAAG GATGTGCAGTGGCTCCAGACAATCACCAGCATGCCAATTCTTGTCAAGGGTGTTCTTACAGGAGAAGATG CAAGGATAGCAATTCAAGCTGGAGCAGCAGGGATCATTGTGTCAAACCATGGAGCTCGCCAGCTTGACTATGTCCCAGCCACAATCTCAGCACTTGAAGAG GTTGTTAAAGCGACACAAGGACGAGTTCCTGTCTTCTTAGATGGTGGTGTTAGACGTGGCACTGATGTCTTCAAGGCACTTGCACTTGGAGCCTCAGGGATATTT ATTGGAAGACCAGTGGTATTCTCACTTGCTGCTGAAGGAGAAGCTGGAGTCAGAAAAGTGCTTCAAATGTTACGTGATGAGTTTGAGCTAACCATGGCGTTAAGTGGGTGCAGGTCTCTCAGTGAGATCACACGTAACCACATTGTCACAGAGTGGGAAACTCCACGCCATTTGCCCAGGTTATAG
- the LOC106387064 gene encoding glycolate oxidase 1 isoform X4 — protein MEITNVTEYEAIAKEKLPKMVYDYYASGAEDQWTLKENRNAFARILFRPRILIDVSKIDMTTTVLGFKISMPIMVAPTAMQKMAHPEGEYATARAASAAGTIMTLSSWATSSVEEVASTGPGIRFFQLYVYKNRKVVEQLVRRAEKAGFKAIALTVDTPRLGRRESDIKNRFTLPPNLTLKNFEGLDLGKMDEANDSGLASYVAGQIDRTLSWKDVQWLQTITSMPILVKGVLTGEDARIAIQAGAAGIIVSNHGARQLDYVPATISALEEVVKATQGRIPVFLDGGVRRGTDVFKALALGASGIFIGRPVVFSLAAEGEAGVRKVLQMLRDEFELTIWH, from the exons ATGGAGATCACAAACGTTACCGAGTATGAAGCGATAGCAAAGGAGAAGTTGCCTAAGATGGTATACGACTACTATGCGTCTGGTGCAGAGGACCAATGGACTCTTAAAGAAAACAGAAACGCTTTTGCAAGGATCCT CTTCCGGCCTAGGATTCTGATTGATGTGAGCAAGATTGATATGACAACAACCGTCTTGGGTTTCAAGATCTCTATGCCAATCATGGTTGCTCCTACTGCCATGCAAAAGATGGCTCACCCGGAAG GGGAATATGCTACGGCTAGAGCTGCGTCTGCTGCTGGAACTATCATG ACCCTCTCTTCATGGGCTACTTCCAGCGTCGAAGAAGTTGCTTCCACTGGTCCAGGGATCCGATTCTTCCAGCTCTAT GTATACAAGAACAGGAAAGTAGTTGAGCAGCTCGTGAGAAGAGCTGAGAAAGCTGGGTTCAAAGCCATTGCTCTCACTGTAGACACCCCAAGGCTAGGTCGCAGAGAGTCTGATATCAAGAACAG ATTCACTTTGCCTCCAAACTTGACATTGAAGAACTTTGAAGGTCTTGACCTTGGAAAAATGGACGAG GCCAATGACTCTGGCTTGGCTTCATATGTTGCTGGTCAAATTGATCGTACCTTGAGCTGGAAG GATGTGCAGTGGCTCCAGACAATCACCAGCATGCCAATTCTTGTCAAGGGTGTTCTTACAGGAGAAGATG CAAGGATAGCAATTCAAGCTGGAGCAGCAGGGATCATTGTGTCAAACCATGGAGCTCGCCAGCTTGACTATGTCCCAGCCACAATCTCAGCACTTGAAGAG GTTGTCAAAGCGACACAAGGACGAATCCCTGTCTTCTTGGATGGTGGTGTTCGACGTG GCACTGATGTCTTCAAGGCACTTGCACTTGGAGCCTCAGGGATATTT ATTGGAAGACCAGTGGTATTCTCACTGGCTGCTGAAGGAGAGGCTGGAGTCAGAAAGGTGCTTCAAATGCTACGCGATGAGTTTGAGCTGACAATATGGCACTAA
- the LOC106387064 gene encoding glycolate oxidase 1 isoform X5, whose protein sequence is MEITNVTEYEAIAKEKLPKMVYDYYASGAEDQWTLKENRNAFARILFRPRILIDVSKIDMTTTVLGFKISMPIMVAPTAMQKMAHPEGEYATARAASAAGTIMTLSSWATSSVEEVASTGPGIRFFQLYVYKNRKVVEQLVRRAEKAGFKAIALTVDTPRLGRRESDIKNRFTLPPNLTLKNFEGLDLGKMDEANDSGLASYVAGQIDRTLSWKDVQWLQTITKMPILVKGVLTGEDARIAVQAGAAGIIVSNHGARQLDYVPATISALEEVVKATQGRIPVFLDGGVRRGTDVFKALALGASGIFIGRPVVFSLAAEGEAGVRKVLQMLRDEFELTIWH, encoded by the exons ATGGAGATCACAAACGTTACCGAGTATGAAGCGATAGCAAAGGAGAAGTTGCCTAAGATGGTATACGACTACTATGCGTCTGGTGCAGAGGACCAATGGACTCTTAAAGAAAACAGAAACGCTTTTGCAAGGATCCT CTTCCGGCCTAGGATTCTGATTGATGTGAGCAAGATTGATATGACAACAACCGTCTTGGGTTTCAAGATCTCTATGCCAATCATGGTTGCTCCTACTGCCATGCAAAAGATGGCTCACCCGGAAG GGGAATATGCTACGGCTAGAGCTGCGTCTGCTGCTGGAACTATCATG ACCCTCTCTTCATGGGCTACTTCCAGCGTCGAAGAAGTTGCTTCCACTGGTCCAGGGATCCGATTCTTCCAGCTCTAT GTATACAAGAACAGGAAAGTAGTTGAGCAGCTCGTGAGAAGAGCTGAGAAAGCTGGGTTCAAAGCCATTGCTCTCACTGTAGACACCCCAAGGCTAGGTCGCAGAGAGTCTGATATCAAGAACAG ATTCACTTTGCCTCCAAACTTGACATTGAAGAACTTTGAAGGTCTTGACCTTGGAAAAATGGACGAG GCCAATGACTCTGGCTTGGCTTCATATGTTGCTGGTCAAATTGATCGTACCTTGAGCTGGAAG GATGTCCAGTGGCTCCAGACAATCACCAAAATGCCAATTCTTGTCAAGGGTGTTCTTACAGGAGAGGATG CAAGGATAGCAGTTCAAGCAGGTGCAGCAGGGATCATTGTGTCAAACCATGGAGCTCGTCAGCTTGACTATGTCCCAGCAACAATCTCAGCCCTTGAAGAG GTTGTCAAAGCGACACAAGGACGAATCCCTGTCTTCTTGGATGGTGGTGTTCGACGTG GCACTGATGTCTTCAAGGCACTTGCACTTGGAGCCTCAGGGATATTT ATTGGAAGACCAGTGGTATTCTCACTGGCTGCTGAAGGAGAGGCTGGAGTCAGAAAGGTGCTTCAAATGCTACGCGATGAGTTTGAGCTGACAATATGGCACTAA
- the LOC106387064 gene encoding glycolate oxidase 1 isoform X3: MEITNVTEYEAIAKEKLPKMVYDYYASGAEDQWTLKENRNAFARILFRPRILIDVSKIDMTTTVLGFKISMPIMVAPTAMQKMAHPEGEYATARAASAAGTIMTLSSWATSSVEEVASTGPGIRFFQLYVYKNRKVVEQLVRRAEKAGFKAIALTVDTPRLGRRESDIKNRFTLPPNLTLKNFEGLDLGKMDEANDSGLASYVAGQIDRTLSWKDVQWLQTITKMPILVKGVLTGEDARIAVQAGAAGIIVSNHGARQLDYVPATISALEEVVKATQGRIPVFLDGGVRRGTDVFKALALGASGIFVSIILFPFTRYSCLKSLIVLITCPLNFRLEDQWYSHWLLKERLESERCFKCYAMSLS, encoded by the exons ATGGAGATCACAAACGTTACCGAGTATGAAGCGATAGCAAAGGAGAAGTTGCCTAAGATGGTATACGACTACTATGCGTCTGGTGCAGAGGACCAATGGACTCTTAAAGAAAACAGAAACGCTTTTGCAAGGATCCT CTTCCGGCCTAGGATTCTGATTGATGTGAGCAAGATTGATATGACAACAACCGTCTTGGGTTTCAAGATCTCTATGCCAATCATGGTTGCTCCTACTGCCATGCAAAAGATGGCTCACCCGGAAG GGGAATATGCTACGGCTAGAGCTGCGTCTGCTGCTGGAACTATCATG ACCCTCTCTTCATGGGCTACTTCCAGCGTCGAAGAAGTTGCTTCCACTGGTCCAGGGATCCGATTCTTCCAGCTCTAT GTATACAAGAACAGGAAAGTAGTTGAGCAGCTCGTGAGAAGAGCTGAGAAAGCTGGGTTCAAAGCCATTGCTCTCACTGTAGACACCCCAAGGCTAGGTCGCAGAGAGTCTGATATCAAGAACAG ATTCACTTTGCCTCCAAACTTGACATTGAAGAACTTTGAAGGTCTTGACCTTGGAAAAATGGACGAG GCCAATGACTCTGGCTTGGCTTCATATGTTGCTGGTCAAATTGATCGTACCTTGAGCTGGAAG GATGTCCAGTGGCTCCAGACAATCACCAAAATGCCAATTCTTGTCAAGGGTGTTCTTACAGGAGAGGATG CAAGGATAGCAGTTCAAGCAGGTGCAGCAGGGATCATTGTGTCAAACCATGGAGCTCGTCAGCTTGACTATGTCCCAGCAACAATCTCAGCCCTTGAAGAG GTTGTCAAAGCGACACAAGGACGAATCCCTGTCTTCTTGGATGGTGGTGTTCGACGTG GCACTGATGTCTTCAAGGCACTTGCACTTGGAGCCTCAGGGATATTTGTAAGCATCATACTTTTTCCATTCACCAGATATAGCTGCTTGAAATCATTGATAGTACTAATAACATGCCCCCTCAATTTCAGATTGGAAGACCAGTGGTATTCTCACTGGCTGCTGAAGGAGAGGCTGGAGTCAGAAAGGTGCTTCAAATGCTACGCGATGAGTTTGAGCTGA
- the LOC106387064 gene encoding glycolate oxidase 1 isoform X2 — MEITNVTEYEAIAKEKLPKMVYDYYASGAEDQWTLKENRNAFARILFRPRILIDVSKIDMTTTVLGFKISMPIMVAPTAMQKMAHPEGEYATARAASAAGTIMTLSSWATSSVEEVASTGPGIRFFQLYVYKNRKVVEQLVRRAEKAGFKAIALTVDTPRLGRRESDIKNRFTLPPNLTLKNFEGLDLGKMDEANDSGLASYVAGQIDRTLSWKDVQWLQTITSMPILVKGVLTGEDARIAIQAGAAGIIVSNHGARQLDYVPATISALEEVVKATQGRIPVFLDGGVRRGTDVFKALALGASGIFVSIILFPFTRYSCLKSLIVLITCPLNFRLEDQWYSHWLLKERLESERCFKCYAMSLS; from the exons ATGGAGATCACAAACGTTACCGAGTATGAAGCGATAGCAAAGGAGAAGTTGCCTAAGATGGTATACGACTACTATGCGTCTGGTGCAGAGGACCAATGGACTCTTAAAGAAAACAGAAACGCTTTTGCAAGGATCCT CTTCCGGCCTAGGATTCTGATTGATGTGAGCAAGATTGATATGACAACAACCGTCTTGGGTTTCAAGATCTCTATGCCAATCATGGTTGCTCCTACTGCCATGCAAAAGATGGCTCACCCGGAAG GGGAATATGCTACGGCTAGAGCTGCGTCTGCTGCTGGAACTATCATG ACCCTCTCTTCATGGGCTACTTCCAGCGTCGAAGAAGTTGCTTCCACTGGTCCAGGGATCCGATTCTTCCAGCTCTAT GTATACAAGAACAGGAAAGTAGTTGAGCAGCTCGTGAGAAGAGCTGAGAAAGCTGGGTTCAAAGCCATTGCTCTCACTGTAGACACCCCAAGGCTAGGTCGCAGAGAGTCTGATATCAAGAACAG ATTCACTTTGCCTCCAAACTTGACATTGAAGAACTTTGAAGGTCTTGACCTTGGAAAAATGGACGAG GCCAATGACTCTGGCTTGGCTTCATATGTTGCTGGTCAAATTGATCGTACCTTGAGCTGGAAG GATGTGCAGTGGCTCCAGACAATCACCAGCATGCCAATTCTTGTCAAGGGTGTTCTTACAGGAGAAGATG CAAGGATAGCAATTCAAGCTGGAGCAGCAGGGATCATTGTGTCAAACCATGGAGCTCGCCAGCTTGACTATGTCCCAGCCACAATCTCAGCACTTGAAGAG GTTGTCAAAGCGACACAAGGACGAATCCCTGTCTTCTTGGATGGTGGTGTTCGACGTG GCACTGATGTCTTCAAGGCACTTGCACTTGGAGCCTCAGGGATATTTGTAAGCATCATACTTTTTCCATTCACCAGATATAGCTGCTTGAAATCATTGATAGTACTAATAACATGCCCCCTCAATTTCAGATTGGAAGACCAGTGGTATTCTCACTGGCTGCTGAAGGAGAGGCTGGAGTCAGAAAGGTGCTTCAAATGCTACGCGATGAGTTTGAGCTGA
- the LOC106387065 gene encoding uncharacterized protein LOC106387065 isoform X1, with the protein MTLRPSFRSRGNPSKAASASRGSDRNQGGSFLISMKEVLDDGGSKPVVETTPTEVVAQDAAPLPEVQVPEADYQAPKGTSEVEPSRHKRPRTDQGGAPTRSSSSSSRGGTVGWSFTHSKPGSILDDSWGLAAIMRHLKSVGCPLPALKDLTNRDEYLDIAHCMGQLAGAVNRAQLRFENALCAAPNAGELAEVTEMVKAAKADLDQARVRISELEAEVTRLGSKADAQQGEIESQKLDIQVKSRRINDLEAARKIAEHQVRELIASSQDSQKNKEAEVKLAVREGKKEVAEAYGKILVCVKEKFARKKDEVNALVYAQELQANADLLKDMLNNKIQSVEEEYNQLVALLPEATTAYEKAQVSDFSVSKLPLPQISESSAPVEAAIGGDGNVVDEGVPAGAGDPIQEEKED; encoded by the exons ATGACTCTGCGACCATCATTCCGTTCTAGGGGTAACCCCTCTAAAGCTGCCAGTGCTTCTCGTGGAAGCGACAGGAACCAAGGAGGATCGTTCCTTATCTCAATGAAGGAAGTTTTGGACGACGGAGGATCCAAACCTGTTGTCGAGACTACTCCAACTGAGGTTGTAGCTCAGGATGCTGCTCCTCTCCCTGAGGTCCAGGTGCCGGAGGCTGACTACCAGGCTCCGAAGGGTACCTCTGAGGTCGAGCCGTCGAGACACAAGAGGCCCAGGACCGATCAGGGCGGAGCTCCCACccgttcttcttcctcgtcctctagaGGAGGGACTGTTGGGTGGAGCTTTACCCATTCGAAGCCTGGGTCGATCCTGGACGACTCTTGGGGCCTAGCTGCGATAATGAGGCACCTGAAGAGCGTGGGATGTCCCCTTCCAGCGCTCAAGGACCTGACTAACCGAGATGAGTATCTCGATATTGCTCACTGTATGGGTCAG TTGGCTGGGGCTGTTAACAGGGCCCAGCTCAGGTTTGAGAATGCTCTGTGTGCTGCCCCCAATGCTGGTGAACTTGCTGAGGTTACCGAGATGGTTAAGGCAGCCAAAGCCGATCTTGACCAAGCCCGGGTTCGAATTTCTGAACTCGAAGCCGAAGTGACGAGGCTAGGCTCGAAGGCCGATGCTCAGCAAGGAGAGATCGAGAGTCAAAAGCTCGATATCCAGGTGAAGAGCAGGAGGATCAATGATTTGGAGGCTGCTCGAAAGATAGCTGAGCATCAAGTACGTGAGCTCATTGCCTCATCCCAGGATAGCCAGAAGAACAAGGAAGCTGAAGTCAAGCTGGCTGTCAGGGAAGGGAAGAAAGAAGTCGCCGAAGCTTACGGCAAGATCCTGGTCTGTGTTAAGGAGAAGTTTGCTAGGAAGAAAGATGAGGTCAACGCCTTGGTGTACGCTCAGGAGCTCCAAGCTAATGCCGACCTCTTGAAGGATATGCTGAACAACAAGATCCAAAGCGTTGAAGAGGAGTACAACCAATTGGTGGCCTTATTACCAGAAGCGACAACTGCGTATGAGAAGGCTCAAGTCTCTGACTTCTCGGTCAGCAAGCTTCCTCTTCCCCAGATCTCGGAGAGTTCAG CTCCAGTCGAGGCAGCAATAGGAGGTGATGGCAATGTGGTCGATGAGGGAGTTCCTGCCGGTGCTGGTGATCCGATTcaggaagagaaggaagattga
- the LOC106387065 gene encoding uncharacterized protein LOC106387065 isoform X2: MTLRPSFRSRGNPSKAASASRGSDRNQGGSFLISMKEVLDDGGSKPVVETTPTEVVAQDAAPLPEVQVPEADYQAPKGTSEVEPSRHKRPRTDQGGAPTRSSSSSSRGGTVGWSFTHSKPGSILDDSWGLAAIMRHLKSVGCPLPALKDLTNRDEYLDIAHCMGQLAGAVNRAQLRFENALCAAPNAGELAEVTEMVKAAKADLDQARVRISELEAEVTRLGSKADAQQGEIESQKLDIQVKSRRINDLEAARKIAEHQVRELIASSQDSQKNKEAEVKLAVREGKKEVAEAYGKILVCVKEKFARKKDEVNALVYAQELQANADLLKDMLNNKIQSVEEEYNQLVALLPEATTAYEKAQVSDFSVSKLPLPQISESSVEAAIGGDGNVVDEGVPAGAGDPIQEEKED, from the exons ATGACTCTGCGACCATCATTCCGTTCTAGGGGTAACCCCTCTAAAGCTGCCAGTGCTTCTCGTGGAAGCGACAGGAACCAAGGAGGATCGTTCCTTATCTCAATGAAGGAAGTTTTGGACGACGGAGGATCCAAACCTGTTGTCGAGACTACTCCAACTGAGGTTGTAGCTCAGGATGCTGCTCCTCTCCCTGAGGTCCAGGTGCCGGAGGCTGACTACCAGGCTCCGAAGGGTACCTCTGAGGTCGAGCCGTCGAGACACAAGAGGCCCAGGACCGATCAGGGCGGAGCTCCCACccgttcttcttcctcgtcctctagaGGAGGGACTGTTGGGTGGAGCTTTACCCATTCGAAGCCTGGGTCGATCCTGGACGACTCTTGGGGCCTAGCTGCGATAATGAGGCACCTGAAGAGCGTGGGATGTCCCCTTCCAGCGCTCAAGGACCTGACTAACCGAGATGAGTATCTCGATATTGCTCACTGTATGGGTCAG TTGGCTGGGGCTGTTAACAGGGCCCAGCTCAGGTTTGAGAATGCTCTGTGTGCTGCCCCCAATGCTGGTGAACTTGCTGAGGTTACCGAGATGGTTAAGGCAGCCAAAGCCGATCTTGACCAAGCCCGGGTTCGAATTTCTGAACTCGAAGCCGAAGTGACGAGGCTAGGCTCGAAGGCCGATGCTCAGCAAGGAGAGATCGAGAGTCAAAAGCTCGATATCCAGGTGAAGAGCAGGAGGATCAATGATTTGGAGGCTGCTCGAAAGATAGCTGAGCATCAAGTACGTGAGCTCATTGCCTCATCCCAGGATAGCCAGAAGAACAAGGAAGCTGAAGTCAAGCTGGCTGTCAGGGAAGGGAAGAAAGAAGTCGCCGAAGCTTACGGCAAGATCCTGGTCTGTGTTAAGGAGAAGTTTGCTAGGAAGAAAGATGAGGTCAACGCCTTGGTGTACGCTCAGGAGCTCCAAGCTAATGCCGACCTCTTGAAGGATATGCTGAACAACAAGATCCAAAGCGTTGAAGAGGAGTACAACCAATTGGTGGCCTTATTACCAGAAGCGACAACTGCGTATGAGAAGGCTCAAGTCTCTGACTTCTCGGTCAGCAAGCTTCCTCTTCCCCAGATCTCGGAGAGTTCAG TCGAGGCAGCAATAGGAGGTGATGGCAATGTGGTCGATGAGGGAGTTCCTGCCGGTGCTGGTGATCCGATTcaggaagagaaggaagattga